ATTGGCGAGCGTTTGCATCCAGAAAGCCACGGCCACCGCTTTGGCGTTGGTCGAAGAGTTCAACGGACTTGACAATCGTACGTGGGAGAATCGAGTCACAGGGAATATAATAGGGAAAGATACAGTAAAGTAATATAAGACGTCAACCAAATATATGAAATAATAGAacacatttaaagaaaaagtgatcAAATAATATTAGAGAACGTTTGAATAGGGAAACTATCAAGCGTGTGATTTCGCAACGCATAGATTACGATCTGAGAGAGATATGGGGGATTTCGTCATTATCTCccgagaagaaaacaaaacgaacgaaaaaacaaaaaaaacagaaccGAATGAGTGTGTTGTGTGCATGACGTAAGCGGAAAATACGCAGGCAATGCCGCAGGCCTATTGGCAAATCGCTTCAATCGTCCCATCCAAAACATAACTAAAAGCATAGATGGCACGTTTGTTTGCGGTTATAACGTACCTGAAAGTCCACCAAATGTCGAAACTCATGACGTTCAGCCAGGTGAATGTTGAAAGAAATGTAAAATGAACAATCACGGCTGCATAATATaccggaagaaaacaaattattgaaaGAACTTTTATCAGAAAACCAGTCGGGATTACCTAATCCGACGCAGACACCGTCCGGCAACTGGGGACCCAATTGGATAACGCATAAACCAATGTACATGACGGCTAGCGATGCAACGTGACACATAATTGTCACACCTAAACGACAACACGATTAATTAATGCGTTAAGTTGACAAAAGGTATAAAAACGcataatgaaaaatgaagtacCGTGAATGTTTCTTATCTCGGGAATCATGGCGTACACGACGAACGTGGCAGTCAGAAAAAGTGACGAGAGAAAGAGGAAATAAGGGAACACCTTCAACACCAGTTGGTTATCTGCCGACTCTTCCGGTTGCGGAGGAAAACACAAAAGTGCTTGTCGGTACTATAATATCAAGAAGACAATCAACATCTCGTCCGTttggcttttctcttttccacaAAACTGATTTAGTGTTTAAATAAGATAATAATAACGAAACTTACAATGCCTTCTTCGCTGGAAAAGTCGTCAATGCAATAATCCCGGGTGTACCTGTCGTTTTCAGGATAATAGGGAAGGTAAATCTGGCCGTCGGGCAGAACGTAAAATTCATCTTCGGGATTGGTATTGGGCGAGAGGGGAAACATGCCGTGTTGACATTTCGGAACGTCTCCTTGGCGGATGAGGTACGACGACGGGTTGGGCGTGACGACGTGACCCGTCACGTTGCGGAATTCCAGGGCGAACGGCTCGTTGTACGTTTGACACAATTGCGTCGTAGTGTTGAGCGCCATCCCCAACGGGCAGCACTTGCGGATGCAGTTGGTTTGATTGCAAGGATCGCTGGCGCAGTGGCGAACGGCGAATTCGGCCGCATCAACTTCTCCCGAAGAAATTTGGTTGAGGCAGAATGAATTGGCTGGAAGCCGCTCCCCCGATGATGAGATCACGGCCGATCCGTCCGTGTACAAGCGGAAGTCTCTGGTGCTCTGGCTGGCGTAACCGGACGTGCAAGTCGACAGATTAAAAGTCAACGAGAATCGGGCCGAACCGGCGACGACAGATTCGTTGGTCCTAGCCGAGTACACCGGTGGCGGCCAgttgaaattcatttctccATTCAGGGTGCAGGTGTCGAATCCCAGCGAGTAGAACTCGTTCTCACTGGCGCAGCATTTGGTCAGAGGAATCTGCCAGTCCAATTGCGGATCCGGTTTGGAAAGTAGATTTTGCCCGTCGTTGAAATGGGCCACACAGAGTAACGTAACGATGGCAACCAACCATTTGATCGCCATCATCATAATGTCGCAAGTTTAAACAAGATACTAACACAAGAGTTTCaactcttttgaaaaattgatgcACGACTGAGACGACGTTCCCAGTTTGGGTTCCCACGCGGAACTGAACTGTAAGAAGAAGAGCCCGGAGGAATCGAGTGGCGGATCGCCTCTGGGCCTGTGTTgagactttcttttcttcttcttaactcGTCTAGTTGATTTTCTCTTCGATGGTGCGCCAAGGCTAACGGCATACGACGACGATAAGGTAGTAACCTTTACTTTTGCCTTGAAGGCAAACCGCACTATGAACGCGTTTTTCAGATGAGCTTTGAAAATGTTGGCGAGCCGGGAGAGACGCGACGGGGCGTTGATTGGGCAACAAAAACGAAACTAGCGTACTATGTAACGACTTACGATAGAGTTTTTGGGGTTGTCACGCGGTCGGATAACTTGTGGATGCAGATTGCAACACCACCGCCGTGATACGACTGCGTATCGCGAGAGGGCCTAtagtaaaaaacaattttttttcttctgatttcCCTTTTaacgtgcagcagcagcagctcgcgCGTGTATAGTAAACCGCCCCACTCGCAGTTCGACTTTCGACTGACGAAACATTAGGGACCAACGGCCCTTTATTATCAGTTGCCATTCTCCTTGTCCCCTTTTTTCTACTTGCTCGGACATTACTTATCCAccgtttccctttttatttcttttgattgttttctcaACTCACCTTAACACTCATGTCCACCATAGCGCGACGATCGGTTTTATTTCTTCAGTGTCATTTGATTATTGGGTGTGACAGTAAAATGGCCGAACGCTCCCAATGATTAGTCCATCCATCTCATCCGCTTGTATAGTATTGATTGCTGTTTAACTCCGCGGGCCAGATGGACTGCCGTTTCTTGTACGGTACGAAGATCGGATTCGATCAGGTTTTCATTTGTCACAATGTCACTacattatataataatataaaagggGCAAACCAATAGGCATTATTCGCAGACTCAAACGCGATAGATTGCCAATCTCTGGCGCAAATATAGATGAGCAGTTGGTCACGGtgtatatctatctatctatctagaGTTCTCCAAATATTTCGGCTTTGCTCTTCgtcattttgtttatttctttcggGAATGAAAAACACGTGTATCGGGCATCCTTGCTAAACCTGAAAATAGTCCGTGAGACAAGCCAACTGTTGGTCTATACACGACCTAGACGCTCAGACTCTCTTTCACGTGTATACATTTATCTATCgaggcagcaggagcagcaactCGTGGACTACGCCATAACAAGAAACCGGCTTTGAAGCAACTGTCTCTATACACCAACAAATCTAAATTAACTAAACAATTTGACGATGGCCAGTCGACGGCACCCGTTTCCATTTCACGGTTTATCAAATTTCGACCCCCAGTCAGTTTTAAATGCTTTCAAGTTTGGGCCGACCGCCATCACCGATGGATTAAAAAAGTCCCTATAAAATGTTATACTACGTATATTTTCCATACGAGCTAGGCAATCAATTACAAACGTCAAGTCGTTGGCACCCTCGCCGATCCCGGGTACAACCTAAATGAAAGTTGTGTCTTATTTGTTTGACTGATCGTTATTGACAGACTGAACGGAAATGAAACGTGTTGGCGGTGGGCCATGTAGCAAAAAGGCACTCTCGTTGTGACACATACGCCGCATATAAGTGTTGTTGTGTTGACTTCTAATATAACGTAACGTCCGATACCGGCCGCCATTCGGGGCACAAGTCGACCGCGATAAAAGCCCCGTGCAAGAGCGATAAAAGCAACCGAGCGATCaaaggagaaaatgaaaaagatgacACATTAAAAAGGCTTCAATGTCCCGCATTATTTGCCAACCAACTTTTATGAGAGTGGGCGGGACTTGTCCATCGTTTCCGTCGTCTATACGGCACACCCAACGCCGTTCGATTCGTCAGCTCGATCCTTTATAGGACAGTCGAAGCGcgaggaggggggaaaaaaaagttaagaaaTCGATGCAACAACAAGTGCTAGGCTATGCATTAAATTGAATAACTTCAACTTGAGACCTAGAACAGGAACAGTAACGTTTCCGCCCTTGTATGCACACTGCAAGATATACAACAGACTTCTCTTTTTAAGTGCTGATAAGATAATAACTGTAGTTGACGACGTGGCAAACACAATTTACCCATGGGACGTTTATTATAATTTAAGTGAATATCGGTCCAGTCCCGTGCTGTACCAGGATCGATAGTACCGTCCGTCCAAGTCGACCCCCTGATTAATGACCAACTTAACCAACTCTGATACAATTGTCCTTGGCGACATCCACAACGAACCACGCCAAGCTCAATTAAGCGCTTAATGAAAGGAAACGTACCAATACAGTTTGGCTGCAAATCATCAATTGCCTTTGGCTAAAGTAATAAAATCAATCACCCACAAACAATTGTCAGAGGAGACGATAATTTAGTCTAAAGAATATAACCTATTGAAAGATTGGAGCAATCCTACAGGTGTAGAATCTGCTCAAGGCGAACTCTGATcccaataaaatcaaatttaataggAGGTTCATAATCAGGGATATAAAATTTCCAGCATCGTCTATTGAACTACAACAGCAATGTGCAATCAATAGCGATAGAGACTGTATAGCAACATTTACTTCCTGATTATCATCCAACCCGATAGGAAACATCACAACTGGGGCTCGGCGATTCAAATCATAATATATATCGATTTCATTTAATACAATGCGGCTGAGTTTTTAAGAGaatcaaaatcaatgaatGATCCTTAAAAGAGTGGTTAGTAGTGCTGAGCCCATTCGTTTTCGGTCAGGTACGAGTCGACAACTTCTTTCATGGAGAAATTTGGAATCAATTGGTCTTTGGTCAATTTAACTCGCGTCACAGGGTCAAAATGTCCAACTCGCTGCgtaaaaacaaatcttttgGCTAAAATCTACTAGGCAATTTTGAATTCACTTACCTGCAAATGTTCTTCGATGTCTTTCCTATCGTAGGTTATTCCTGAAGGAGTGATGACTGGATCTCTCATGATCTCGAAAGAGATTTTGCCACACAAATAGTCTGGAACTTCACGTTTCTAACCGACGCAATTACAAAGACAATTTCTTAATGGTATAAGACGTACTGAAACACACAGTTGAATAATTTATAGTACCATTCTTCGGTCATCGACGGTTGCGAAAAGGTCATTCAATTCAGCCAGGTAGCGATCCTTCGATTTTAATCAAGTATTATTAGTCTACTaacgaaacaagaaaaatgttacTCTAGATATGCTCACGGTGACGTTCTCTATGTTCGAAATTTCGTTTTCCACTGAACTGTATTCTTTGTCTTGACTAACCAAATCGATTTGTCGATCTCGATCCTCTCGAATGAGCCTATTTATATACATCTATCATAATAAAATCCAAGTTTCAAAtgaatcataattttttcaaagtggaGTGGAAAAAGAGAATGTTATTAACAGACTACCTGTAGTTCGATTTCTTgtgaaattcttttctcttcctgcTTTGTAAAATGATGCTTCTTTGCCAGTCTTAATTGACTGGTAATATCATCCCCAAAATTAAGTTTCTGGTCCATCGAAAGATCACGGGCTAATAACAAGCAAATTTCAATAATCAGACTTTATGTGTTCAAAATTTATGTTAAGTTAGGGAAATGAGTACCCCTTTGAAGATGTTTTATTGCTTCCTCGTAGCATTCTTTTTCCATTAAAGCTTGGCCCAGAAAAAAATGCCCTAAACATAATAACAATATATAGCATTTTCAGAGagtatttttaagaatttataataaaaaccTTTCACCCAAGTGTTGTCTAACTCTAAAGCACTTTTGCAATCTTGCACTACTGCATCCCAACGGCCAAGCTTGAGAGAGCAGAGAGCTCTATTAGTGTAGTATTGTGGAACAGAACCATTTTTAagctaaagaaaacaattacaaTTACTTTGATTTACgcgttgcaaaacaaaataattgatgcttaatttaattaaagaaatttaCAATGGCTTTGGAATAGCATGAAATTGCTTCATCGAAACGTCGAGCTAAAAACAACTTATTCCCCTGATCTTTGTGTTCTCTGTCACTCATTTTCttctca
The sequence above is drawn from the Daphnia pulicaria isolate SC F1-1A chromosome 1, SC_F0-13Bv2, whole genome shotgun sequence genome and encodes:
- the LOC124333259 gene encoding G-protein coupled receptor Mth2-like isoform X1, yielding MMMAIKWLVAIVTLLCVAHFNDGQNLLSKPDPQLDWQIPLTKCCASENEFYSLGFDTCTLNGEMNFNWPPPVYSARTNESVVAGSARFSLTFNLSTCTSGYASQSTRDFRLYTDGSAVISSSGERLPANSFCLNQISSGEVDAAEFAVRHCASDPCNQTNCIRKCCPLGMALNTTTQLCQTYNEPFALEFRNVTGHVVTPNPSSYLIRQGDVPKCQHGMFPLSPNTNPEDEFYVLPDGQIYLPYYPENDRYTRDYCIDDFSSEEGIYRQALLCFPPQPEESADNQLVLKVFPYFLFLSSLFLTATFVVYAMIPEIRNIHGVTIMCHVASLAVMYIGLCVIQLGPQLPDGVCVGLAVIVHFTFLSTFTWLNVMSFDIWWTFSPLNSSTNAKAVAVAFWMQTLANQTTSSASSSPITDDDDCAKENSDEDSGPNKSLISSCDLRPRNSRHGRQHLGRRIIFYSIYAWGVPFIIVLVGQVLDHLKNLPQHIVTPGFGEVKCWFFEKEAFLVYLYGPIAVLILSNIVFFVMTAVLLYRASVDAAFAVNSAHAKQKFRVIFSLFILMGVSWMMEVISFAVGGSAYIWIPTDILNILTGVFIFVIFVCKPNVWKLLKLKCPCLKRLDGCCPSYMTRSNTRQGTTTRSTIKEVSHTKSLNNLGGGGGGGGHQLDADSKKKIRMDAPTQSTQLRDSTQVDSGDEMMIDHESIRMA
- the LOC124333259 gene encoding G-protein coupled receptor Mth2-like isoform X2, coding for MMMAIKWLVAIVTLLCVAHFNDGQNLLSKPDPQLDWQIPLTKCCASENEFYSLGFDTCTLNGEMNFNWPPPVYSARTNESVVAGSARFSLTFNLSTCTSGYASQSTRDFRLYTDGSAVISSSGERLPANSFCLNQISSGEVDAAEFAVRHCASDPCNQTNCIRKCCPLGMALNTTTQLCQTYNEPFALEFRNVTGHVVTPNPSSYLIRQGDVPKCQHGMFPLSPNTNPEDEFYVLPDGQIYLPYYPENDRYTRDYCIDDFSSEEGIYRQALLCFPPQPEESADNQLVLKVFPYFLFLSSLFLTATFVVYAMIPEIRNIHGVTIMCHVASLAVMYIGLCVIQLGPQLPDGVCVGLAVIVHFTFLSTFTWLNVMSFDIWWTFSDLRPRNSRHGRQHLGRRIIFYSIYAWGVPFIIVLVGQVLDHLKNLPQHIVTPGFGEVKCWFFEKEAFLVYLYGPIAVLILSNIVFFVMTAVLLYRASVDAAFAVNSAHAKQKFRVIFSLFILMGVSWMMEVISFAVGGSAYIWIPTDILNILTGVFIFVIFVCKPNVWKLLKLKCPCLKRLDGCCPSYMTRSNTRQGTTTRSTIKEVSHTKSLNNLGGGGGGGGHQLDADSKKKIRMDAPTQSTQLRDSTQVDSGDEMMIDHESIRMA
- the LOC124336426 gene encoding E3 ubiquitin-protein ligase CHIP-like isoform X1, whose product is MSDREHKDQGNKLFLARRFDEAISCYSKAILKNGSVPQYYTNRALCSLKLGRWDAVVQDCKSALELDNTWVKGHFFLGQALMEKECYEEAIKHLQRARDLSMDQKLNFGDDITSQLRLAKKHHFTKQEEKRISQEIELQMYINRLIREDRDRQIDLVSQDKEYSSVENEISNIENVTDRYLAELNDLFATVDDRRMKREVPDYLCGKISFEIMRDPVITPSGITYDRKDIEEHLQRVGHFDPVTRVKLTKDQLIPNFSMKEVVDSYLTENEWAQHY
- the LOC124336426 gene encoding E3 ubiquitin-protein ligase CHIP-like isoform X2, encoding MVDGGEKLKNGSVPQYYTNRALCSLKLGRWDAVVQDCKSALELDNTWVKGHFFLGQALMEKECYEEAIKHLQRARDLSMDQKLNFGDDITSQLRLAKKHHFTKQEEKRISQEIELQMYINRLIREDRDRQIDLVSQDKEYSSVENEISNIENVTDRYLAELNDLFATVDDRRMKREVPDYLCGKISFEIMRDPVITPSGITYDRKDIEEHLQRVGHFDPVTRVKLTKDQLIPNFSMKEVVDSYLTENEWAQHY